From Clarias gariepinus isolate MV-2021 ecotype Netherlands chromosome 2, CGAR_prim_01v2, whole genome shotgun sequence, one genomic window encodes:
- the adck2 gene encoding uncharacterized aarF domain-containing protein kinase 2, whose translation MSAFCSKVIFQSLRCTVHRIPVSVRSVPYRNFFIKKSHHILSRTPKVVLMCWGAGGITYASAQEAALPLQRTAEKKSLAKVQVHRLVFVLRLGIRALVLMLKFSPILLLYPLSLISQHWTTCWLDALFWVTETSGPTFIKLGQWASTRRDIFSQEFCDRFSRLHVKVQPHSWTHTKQCLRRAFGEGWRQLFIFDSKEPVGSGCVAQVYRAKACVANVQDPAFQQLVEGLEKEDLLEAWEVPGFRKTLSYLLGSEKGEQEMLDNVDGGSAELPHAEDKSLIPVAIKVLHPGIRRQVQIDLILMKAGSMIISCLPGLKWLSLPEVVDEFEKLMTKQIDLRCEARNMEKFKNNFKDLEYVKFPTPLRPFVTSTVLVETYEESEPISNYLRSEVSVAVKQRIARMGVYTLLKMVFVDNFVHGDLHPGNILVRADLGVSDQNKATLTDLWDMVVVSMRPSPPPLQLVLLDAGIVAQLSEGDLRNLRAVFTAVVLQQGDRVAELILNHARANECQDVPRFKKEMAELVNLAVSDTLSLGKFQVSELLSRVFRLLIHHKVKLESNFASIVFAIMVLEGLGRSLDPNLDLLEIAKPLLLKNFTSFLS comes from the exons ATGTCTGCGTTTTGCTCAAAGGTTATTTTCCAAAGCCTCAGATGTACCGTTCACAGAATCCCTGTGTCTGTTCGATCCGTGCCGTACAGAAATTTCTTTATCAAGAAGAGCCATCACATTCTTTCTCGGACACCCAAAGTGGTGTTGATGTGTTGGGGGGCAGGTGGCATCACGTATGCTTCGGCCCAGGAGGCAGCTCTTCCTCTACAGAGAACTGCCGAAAAAAAATCTCTCGCGAAGGTGCAGGTTCACAGACTAGTGTTTGTGCTGCGACTGGGAATCCGTGCCTTGGTCCTCATGCTGAAATTCAGCCCGATTTTGCTGCTATACCCACTGAGTCTGATCTCCCAGCACTGGACTACGTGCTGGCTAGACGCCCTGTTCTGGGTCACTGAGACGTCCGGTCCAACGTTTATCAAACTCGGCCAGTGGGCTAGCACGCGACGGGACATTTTCTCGCAGGAGTTCTGTGATCGCTTTTCCCGGCTTCATGTCAAGGTGCAGCCTCATTCATGGACTCACACTAAGCAATGTCTAAGACGGGCTTTTGGGGAAGGATGGCGGCAGCTCTTTATCTTTGACAGTAAGGAGCCTGTGGGATCAGGATGCGTGGCACAGGTGTATCGTGCCAAGGCTTGCGTGGCAAACGTGCAAGACCCAGCCTTCCAGCAGCTGGTGGAGGGCCTTGAAAAGGAGGACCTGCTGGAAGCCTGGGAGGTTCCTGGCTTCAGGAAAACTTTGAGTTATTTATTGGGATCAGAGAAGGGAGAGCAGGAGATGTTAGATAATGTGGACGGAGGTTCTGCCGAGCTTCCACATGCAGAGGATAAGAGTTTAATACCAGTGGCAATTAAG GTGCTTCATCCTGGTATCAGGAGACAGGTTCAGATAGATCTGATACTGATGAAGGCTGGAAGTATGATCATCAGCTGCTTACCAGGGCTCAAGTGGCTCAGCCTACCCGAAGTGGTGGACGAATTTGAAAAACTCATGACAAAACAG ATAGACCTTCGCTGTGAAGCAAGGAACATGGAGAAGTTCAAGAACAACTTCAAGGACTTGGAATATGTCAAGTTCCCAACACCTCTAAGACCATTTGTCACAAGCACTGTCCTGGTTGAAACATATGAG gagAGCGAACCTATTTCGAACTACCTTAGATCCGAGGTTTCTGTGGCTGTGAAGCAGAGAATTGCCCGTATGGGGGTGTACACACTTCTGAAAATG GTGTTTGTGGATAACTTTGTCCATGGAGACCTCCATCCAGGGAATATCCTGGTTCGAGCTGATCTGGGGGTCTCGGACCAGAACAAAGCCACTCTGACGGATCTATGGGACATGGTGGTGGTCAGCATGAGACCGTCTCCTCCTCCATTACAGCTTGTCCTGCTGGATGCTGGAATTGTTGCCCAGCTAAGTGAGGGAGATCTGCGTAACCTGAGAGCTGTCTTTACTGCTGTCGTCCTCCAGCAG GGGGACCGTGTAGCTGAGCTGATTCTAAACCATGCCAGGGCCAACGAATGCCAGGATGTGCCGCGATTTAAAAAGGAAATGGCCGAGCTGGTGAATCTTGCCGTCAGCGACACACTGTCTTTGGGGAAG TTTCAGGTGTCGGAGCTGTTATCGCGAGTGTTTCGACTGCTAATCCACCACAAG GTGAAACTGGAGAGCAATTTTGCATCTATTGTATTTGCCATCATGGTCCTGGAAGGCTTGGGAAGGTCACTGGACCCAAACTTGGACTTGCTGGAGATTGCTAAACCTCTACTGTTAAAGAACTTCACCTCTTTTCTTTCCTGA
- the bbs4 gene encoding Bardet-Biedl syndrome 4 protein isoform X2 → MADDETVKTEASLPVASKARPKKAPELPILERRNWLIHLHYIRKDYETCKAIIKEQLQETQGMCEYAIYVQALILRVEGKIQQSLELFQSCAILNPTSSDNLKQVARSLFLLGKHKAAIEVYNEAARLNPKDWEINHNLGVCYIYTKDFKSAEEHLNMALQLNKHDMSYMMLGKTYLLQGDTERSIEIYKSAVEFSPENTELLTTLGLLYMQLGKFQRAFEHLGNALTYDPNNYKAILAAGSMMQTHGDFDVAMNKYRVAAFTVPESPPLWNNIGTCFFGKKKYVAAISCLKRANYLSPFDWKVLYNLGLVHLTMQQYASAFHFLSAAINLHPRMGELYMLLAVALTNLDDVDNARRSYEQAVQLDESNPLVNLNFAVLLYNQGDKKAALQQYQEMEKKVNMMIERNNNTEFDPELVEMAHKMGAALQAGDNLFWSKPGKETKSSQRSSSSKPPSSQQPLGSNQTLGQAMSSAAGYSKSMQLAAAC, encoded by the exons ATGGCTGACGACGAGACCGTCAAAACG gaggctTCACTACCTGTGGCTTCAAAAGCCCGTCCTAAAAAAG CCCCAGAGCTTCCAATACTTGAGAGGAGGAACTGGCTGATCCATCTACACTACATCCGAAAGGACTATGAGACCTGCAAG GCGATAATAAAAGAGCAGCTGCAGGAGACTCAGGGCATGTGTGAATATGCCATATATGTCCAAG cTCTGATCCTGCGTGTAGAGGGGAAGATCCAGCAGTCTTTAGAGCTGTTTCAGAGCTGTGCCATCCTCAACCCCACAAGCTCAGACAACCTCAAACAAGTGGCTCGATCTCT TTTTCTCTTAGGGAAACATAAGGCTGCCATTGAGGTTTACAATGAGGCAGCTCGGCTCAATCCGAAAGACTGG GAAATCAACCATAATCTCGGAGTTTGTTACATCTACACCAAGGACTTCAAGAGT GCTGAGGAGCATCTGAACATGGCACTGCAGCTTAACAAGCATGATATGAGTTACATGATGCTGGGAAAGACTTACCTGTTACAGGGAGACACAGAGAGGTCTATTGAGATCTACAAGAGTGCAGTGGA GTTTTCCCCAGAGAACACAGAGTTGCTCACCACACTAGGACTCTTGTATATGCAG CTTGGAAAATTTCAGAGGGCGTTTGAACATCTTGGGAATGCTTTGACATATGACCCAAACAATTACAAG GCCATCCTGGCAGCAGGAAGCATGATGCAGACACATGGGGATTTCGATGTGGCCATGAATAAGTATCGCGTGGCAGCTTTCACCGTGCCTGAGAGCCCACCGCTCTGGAACAACATCGGCACATGCTTTTTCGGCAAGAAGAAATACGTAGCT GCTATAAGCTGCCTGAAAAGAGCAAACTACCTGTCTCCATTTGACTGGAAGGTCTTGTATAATCTGGGTCTGGTGCACCTCACCATGCAGCAGTATGCCTCAGCATTCCACTTCCTCAGTGCTGCTATTAACCTGCATCCACGAATGGGTGAGCTCTACATGCTCCTCGCAG TCGCCCTGACCAATTTGGATGATGTAGATAATGCGCGCAGGTCATACGAACAAGCCGTTCAGCTCGATGA GTCCAACCCTCTAGTCAATCTAAATTTTGCAGTGCTGCTGTATAATCAAGGAGACAAAAAGGCAGCACTACAGCAGTACCAGGAGATGGAGAAAAAAGTTAACATGATGATCGAGCGAAACAACAACACTGAGTTTGACCCTGAG CTTGTCGAAATGGCTCATAAAATGGGTGCAGCCCTTCAGGCTGGGGACAACCTATTCTGGTCGAAACCAGGCAAAGAGACTAAGAGCAGCCAGCGCTCGTCTTCCAGCAAGCCGCCGTCTTCCCAGCAGCCCCTGGGCTCCAATCAGACCTTGGGCCaggccatgtcatctgctgcaGGTTACAGCAAAAGCATGCAGCTGGCTGCAG CATGTTAG
- the bbs4 gene encoding Bardet-Biedl syndrome 4 protein isoform X1 encodes MADDETVKTEASLPVASKARPKKAPELPILERRNWLIHLHYIRKDYETCKAIIKEQLQETQGMCEYAIYVQALILRVEGKIQQSLELFQSCAILNPTSSDNLKQVARSLFLLGKHKAAIEVYNEAARLNPKDWEINHNLGVCYIYTKDFKSAEEHLNMALQLNKHDMSYMMLGKTYLLQGDTERSIEIYKSAVEFSPENTELLTTLGLLYMQLGKFQRAFEHLGNALTYDPNNYKAILAAGSMMQTHGDFDVAMNKYRVAAFTVPESPPLWNNIGTCFFGKKKYVAAISCLKRANYLSPFDWKVLYNLGLVHLTMQQYASAFHFLSAAINLHPRMGELYMLLAVALTNLDDVDNARRSYEQAVQLDESNPLVNLNFAVLLYNQGDKKAALQQYQEMEKKVNMMIERNNNTEFDPELVEMAHKMGAALQAGDNLFWSKPGKETKSSQRSSSSKPPSSQQPLGSNQTLGQAMSSAAGYSKSMQLAAEPDIERAPAPPSEPPGEAENDGDETAENSKSKKKSKPRGLAE; translated from the exons ATGGCTGACGACGAGACCGTCAAAACG gaggctTCACTACCTGTGGCTTCAAAAGCCCGTCCTAAAAAAG CCCCAGAGCTTCCAATACTTGAGAGGAGGAACTGGCTGATCCATCTACACTACATCCGAAAGGACTATGAGACCTGCAAG GCGATAATAAAAGAGCAGCTGCAGGAGACTCAGGGCATGTGTGAATATGCCATATATGTCCAAG cTCTGATCCTGCGTGTAGAGGGGAAGATCCAGCAGTCTTTAGAGCTGTTTCAGAGCTGTGCCATCCTCAACCCCACAAGCTCAGACAACCTCAAACAAGTGGCTCGATCTCT TTTTCTCTTAGGGAAACATAAGGCTGCCATTGAGGTTTACAATGAGGCAGCTCGGCTCAATCCGAAAGACTGG GAAATCAACCATAATCTCGGAGTTTGTTACATCTACACCAAGGACTTCAAGAGT GCTGAGGAGCATCTGAACATGGCACTGCAGCTTAACAAGCATGATATGAGTTACATGATGCTGGGAAAGACTTACCTGTTACAGGGAGACACAGAGAGGTCTATTGAGATCTACAAGAGTGCAGTGGA GTTTTCCCCAGAGAACACAGAGTTGCTCACCACACTAGGACTCTTGTATATGCAG CTTGGAAAATTTCAGAGGGCGTTTGAACATCTTGGGAATGCTTTGACATATGACCCAAACAATTACAAG GCCATCCTGGCAGCAGGAAGCATGATGCAGACACATGGGGATTTCGATGTGGCCATGAATAAGTATCGCGTGGCAGCTTTCACCGTGCCTGAGAGCCCACCGCTCTGGAACAACATCGGCACATGCTTTTTCGGCAAGAAGAAATACGTAGCT GCTATAAGCTGCCTGAAAAGAGCAAACTACCTGTCTCCATTTGACTGGAAGGTCTTGTATAATCTGGGTCTGGTGCACCTCACCATGCAGCAGTATGCCTCAGCATTCCACTTCCTCAGTGCTGCTATTAACCTGCATCCACGAATGGGTGAGCTCTACATGCTCCTCGCAG TCGCCCTGACCAATTTGGATGATGTAGATAATGCGCGCAGGTCATACGAACAAGCCGTTCAGCTCGATGA GTCCAACCCTCTAGTCAATCTAAATTTTGCAGTGCTGCTGTATAATCAAGGAGACAAAAAGGCAGCACTACAGCAGTACCAGGAGATGGAGAAAAAAGTTAACATGATGATCGAGCGAAACAACAACACTGAGTTTGACCCTGAG CTTGTCGAAATGGCTCATAAAATGGGTGCAGCCCTTCAGGCTGGGGACAACCTATTCTGGTCGAAACCAGGCAAAGAGACTAAGAGCAGCCAGCGCTCGTCTTCCAGCAAGCCGCCGTCTTCCCAGCAGCCCCTGGGCTCCAATCAGACCTTGGGCCaggccatgtcatctgctgcaGGTTACAGCAAAAGCATGCAGCTGGCTGCAG AGCCAGATATAGAGAGAGCACCAGCACCCCCCTCTGAGCCTCCAGGAGAAGCTGAAAACGATGGTGATGAAACAGCCGAAAATAGTAAATCAAAGAAGAAGAGCAAACCCAGAGGACTTGCAGAGTAG
- the adpgk gene encoding ADP-dependent glucokinase isoform X1: MWRKAAFVALLAVALGYIYHTNPDVQETVTHILKQFIPHSLFSHHEHGTANLEETISRAWDALITAPARQWGRIAVGVNACIDVVVSGVNLLQALALDPGSGRDHDVLHSKEDLKEAFIHYMQKGAAAERFFSDKEVFQRIARAAAEYPGAQVYVGGNAALIGQKLASYPELVVLLCGPIGPKLHELLDEQIIVPPQSLQETDEYHLILEYRAGEEWGSSQAPQANRFIFSHDVSNGEMSTLETFMDSLEEFQPGLVVLSGLHMMEGMGRELWEDRLKEFVVAISDVRSEAPIHLELASMTDRDYMSIITKEQVLPMVNSIGLNEQELLFLSQAGGGPHSDLPSWNGVPDVGRVSDILLWILEEHGRADLDSEAHLTRIHFHTLAYHVLATVDGHWGNQRGAVAAGARVASAQACGLQAVDVSKVKLKAPLSFYSSFSEPREGLVLDPSNPVTVWRRGNVSFYLSPVLVCKQPLRTVGLGDAISAEGLIYSEIVPQLHSDD, encoded by the exons ATGTGGAGGAAGGCTGCTTTTGTTGCACTGCTGGCCGTTGCGCTAGGTTACATTTATCACACAAACCCCGATGTTCAGGAGACTGTTACACATATCCTCAAACAGTTCATACCTCATTCGCTGTTCTCACACCATGAACATGGTACTGCAAACCTGGAAGAAACCATCTCCCGAGCCTGGGACGCCCTGATCACAGCACCTGCAAGGCAGTGGGGACGAATAGCGGTCGG ggtaAACGCCTGTATTGACGTAGTGGTGTCAGGTGTCAACTTGCTCCAAGCTTTGGCTCTTGACCCTGGATCTGGACGTGACCATGATGTGTTGCACTCTAAAGAGGACCTGAAAGAGGCCTTCATTCACTACATGCAAAAAGGAGCAGCTGCAGAACGTTTCTTCTCGGATAAAGAAGTCTTCCAAAGGATCGCAAGGGCCGCTGCTGAATATCCTGGTGCTCAG GTGTATGTAGGAGGAAATGctgctctgattggtcagaaactCGCCTCTTACCCAGAGCTGGTG GTACTTTTGTGTGGTCCTATTGGACCTAAGCTGCATGAATTGTTGGATGAACAGATCATAGTGCCACCACAGTCGCTTCAGGAGACCGATGAGTATCACCTCATCCTTGAGTACAGGGCAG gGGAGGAGTGGGGATCGAGTCAAGCCCCTCAAGCCAATCGCTTTATCTTTTCTCACGATGTGTCAAATGGTGAGATGAGCACTTTAGAGACCTTTATGGACAGTCTGGAAGAGTTTCAGCCAGGACTAGTGGTGCTGTCTGGACTCCACATGATGGAGGGAATGGGCCGTGAACTCTGGGAGGACCGCCTCAAAGAG TTTGTAGTCGCCATCTCTGATGTTCGTAGTGAGGCGCCCATCCATCTGGAGCTTGCCAGCATGACTGATCGAGATTACATGAGCATCATCACGAAGGAG CAGGTCTTGCCCATGGTGAACTCGATCGGCCTGAATGAGCAGGAGCTGCTCTTCCTGTCTCAGGCTGGCGGCGGTCCTCACTCGGACCTTCCCTCATGGAACGGCGTTCCTGATGTGGGCCGTGTCTCTGATATCCTCCTCTGGATCCTGGAGGAGCATGGTCGGGCTGACCTGGACTCTGAAGCCCATCTGACCCGCATCCATTTTCACACTCTGGCCTATCATGTGCTGGCCACAGTGGACGGCCACTGGGGGAACCAGCGGGGAGCGGTAGCGGCCGGTGCTCGCGTTGCCAGCGCTCAGGCATGTGGATTACAAGCTGTGGATGTTAGTAAGGTGAAGCTCAAGGCACCGCTCAGCTTCTACAGCTCTTTCTCAGAACCGAGAGAGGGCTTAGTTTTGGACCCGTCCAATCCGGTGACAGTGTGGCGAAGAGGCAACGTGTCCTTTTATCTCAGTCCAGTACTCGTATGCAAACAGCCACTGAGGACAGTAGGGCTGGGGGACGCAATCTCAGCAGAAGGACTCATCTACTCTGAGATTGTGCCCCAGCTACACTCTGATGACTAA
- the adpgk gene encoding ADP-dependent glucokinase isoform X2, whose amino-acid sequence MWRKAAFVALLAVALGYIYHTNPDVQETVTHILKQFIPHSLFSHHEHGTANLEETISRAWDALITAPARQWGRIAVGVNACIDVVVSGVNLLQALALDPGSGRDHDVLHSKEDLKEAFIHYMQKGAAAERFFSDKEVFQRIARAAAEYPGAQVYVGGNAALIGQKLASYPELVVLLCGPIGPKLHELLDEQIIVPPQSLQETDEYHLILEYRAGEEWGSSQAPQANRFIFSHDVSNGEMSTLETFMDSLEEFQPGLVVLSGLHMMEGMGRELWEDRLKEFVVAISDVRSEAPIHLELASMTDRDYMSIITKEVLPMVNSIGLNEQELLFLSQAGGGPHSDLPSWNGVPDVGRVSDILLWILEEHGRADLDSEAHLTRIHFHTLAYHVLATVDGHWGNQRGAVAAGARVASAQACGLQAVDVSKVKLKAPLSFYSSFSEPREGLVLDPSNPVTVWRRGNVSFYLSPVLVCKQPLRTVGLGDAISAEGLIYSEIVPQLHSDD is encoded by the exons ATGTGGAGGAAGGCTGCTTTTGTTGCACTGCTGGCCGTTGCGCTAGGTTACATTTATCACACAAACCCCGATGTTCAGGAGACTGTTACACATATCCTCAAACAGTTCATACCTCATTCGCTGTTCTCACACCATGAACATGGTACTGCAAACCTGGAAGAAACCATCTCCCGAGCCTGGGACGCCCTGATCACAGCACCTGCAAGGCAGTGGGGACGAATAGCGGTCGG ggtaAACGCCTGTATTGACGTAGTGGTGTCAGGTGTCAACTTGCTCCAAGCTTTGGCTCTTGACCCTGGATCTGGACGTGACCATGATGTGTTGCACTCTAAAGAGGACCTGAAAGAGGCCTTCATTCACTACATGCAAAAAGGAGCAGCTGCAGAACGTTTCTTCTCGGATAAAGAAGTCTTCCAAAGGATCGCAAGGGCCGCTGCTGAATATCCTGGTGCTCAG GTGTATGTAGGAGGAAATGctgctctgattggtcagaaactCGCCTCTTACCCAGAGCTGGTG GTACTTTTGTGTGGTCCTATTGGACCTAAGCTGCATGAATTGTTGGATGAACAGATCATAGTGCCACCACAGTCGCTTCAGGAGACCGATGAGTATCACCTCATCCTTGAGTACAGGGCAG gGGAGGAGTGGGGATCGAGTCAAGCCCCTCAAGCCAATCGCTTTATCTTTTCTCACGATGTGTCAAATGGTGAGATGAGCACTTTAGAGACCTTTATGGACAGTCTGGAAGAGTTTCAGCCAGGACTAGTGGTGCTGTCTGGACTCCACATGATGGAGGGAATGGGCCGTGAACTCTGGGAGGACCGCCTCAAAGAG TTTGTAGTCGCCATCTCTGATGTTCGTAGTGAGGCGCCCATCCATCTGGAGCTTGCCAGCATGACTGATCGAGATTACATGAGCATCATCACGAAGGAG GTCTTGCCCATGGTGAACTCGATCGGCCTGAATGAGCAGGAGCTGCTCTTCCTGTCTCAGGCTGGCGGCGGTCCTCACTCGGACCTTCCCTCATGGAACGGCGTTCCTGATGTGGGCCGTGTCTCTGATATCCTCCTCTGGATCCTGGAGGAGCATGGTCGGGCTGACCTGGACTCTGAAGCCCATCTGACCCGCATCCATTTTCACACTCTGGCCTATCATGTGCTGGCCACAGTGGACGGCCACTGGGGGAACCAGCGGGGAGCGGTAGCGGCCGGTGCTCGCGTTGCCAGCGCTCAGGCATGTGGATTACAAGCTGTGGATGTTAGTAAGGTGAAGCTCAAGGCACCGCTCAGCTTCTACAGCTCTTTCTCAGAACCGAGAGAGGGCTTAGTTTTGGACCCGTCCAATCCGGTGACAGTGTGGCGAAGAGGCAACGTGTCCTTTTATCTCAGTCCAGTACTCGTATGCAAACAGCCACTGAGGACAGTAGGGCTGGGGGACGCAATCTCAGCAGAAGGACTCATCTACTCTGAGATTGTGCCCCAGCTACACTCTGATGACTAA